The Solea senegalensis isolate Sse05_10M linkage group LG9, IFAPA_SoseM_1, whole genome shotgun sequence genome has a segment encoding these proteins:
- the LOC122774932 gene encoding neurexophilin 1 yields MRRHCGHRGMRSTCVCDATLLVLLLLLSIISLVTCAVSPSSGSSDLRESSKPKVKTYWTESSKAFSISRLLSQSLDDKDNFTSLDLSYEDADAFSKQEQWNWLHNASNHRDPRSRTKRRPIVKTGKFKKMFGWGDFHSNIKTVKLNLLITGKIVDHGNGTFSVYFRHNSTGQGNVSVGLVPPTKAVEFQVHQQHHQYQQQQQQTALETKDTKLFNCRVEYEKVEKGTRNSLCAHDPSQSCPQEQTQSHVSWLCSKPFKVICIFITFYSTDYKLVQKVCPDYNYHSDTPYLPTG; encoded by the exons ATGAGGAGACACTGTGGACACAGAGGCATGAGGAGCACATGTGTATGTGACGCCaccctcctcgtcctcctgctgctgctgtcaatcATCTCTCTG GTCACCTGTGCTGTTTCTCCAAGTTCAGGAAGTTCGGACTTAAGAGAGAGCTCAAAACCCAAAGTGAAGACGTACTGGACGGAAAGCAGCAAGGCGTTCTCCATCAGCCGCCTGCTCTCACAGTCGCTCGACGACAAAGACAACTTCACCTCGCTGGATCTGAGCTACGAAGACGCAGACGCCTTCTCCAAACAGGAGCAGTGGAACTGGCTTCACAACGCCTCCAACCACCGCGACCCTCGATCCAGGACCAAGCGGAGGCCGATCGTCAAGACCGGCAAGTTCAAGAAGATGTTCGGCTGGGGCGACTTTCACTCCAACATCAAGACGGTGAAGCTCAACCTGCTCATCACCGGTAAAATCGTGGATCACGGCAACGGCACGTTCAGCGTCTACTTCCGCCACAACTCAACGGGTCAGGGCAACGTTTCTGTGGGACTTGTTCCTCCGACAAAGGCCGTGGAGTTCCAGGTTCACCAGCAGCACCATCagtaccagcagcagcagcagcagacggcACTGGAGACCAAGGATACCAAGCTCTTCAACTGCAGGGTGGAGTACGAGAAGGTGGAGAAAGGCACCAGGAACTCGCTGTGCGCCCACGACCCGTCGCAGAGTTGCCCGCAGGAGCAGACGCAGAGCCACGTGTCCTGGCTCTGCTCCAAACCCTTCAAGGTCATCTGCATCTTCATCACCTTCTACAGCACCGACTACAAGCTGGTGCAGAAGGTGTGTCCAGACTACAACTACCACAGCGACACCCCCTACCTGCCCACCGGGTGA
- the LOC122774765 gene encoding dyslexia-associated protein KIAA0319-like isoform X1: MMLLAAATTPPTKPHLPAQTVTSDFAPVAITVTSSSLSSDAAAEGASPSVPAAVSEGGVSNRGPTAVVGPDRKLLLPLSGVLLDGRGSTDDRGVVSFHWDVVSGPLGLKMDGVDQAVATATGLQVGRYTFRLTVSDQEGATDSTLLTVHVQEAATRPPVAHASGSHTLTLPDNAIVLQGSVTDGDQTKIQYQWVRDSQSPAAGDVLYGSDTQSTLFLANLVEGTYLFQLRVTDAQGRSSIATATVEVQPEPGGGQEVELEMLVPVSQVSLSQRDTVVRQLAALLHVLDTDVNVRALQGHSHLSTVLRFSVRGSPAPLSGSTLVHQLRNQLLGEKSDFLLFRVLRVDTVLCLLSCSGRGQCDPVTKTCTCDPFWTENVIRRYLGDGESNCEWRMLYVILTSFLLMVFILTVSWTFICCCRKKQTKVRKKTKYTILDNMDEQERVELRPKFSIKHRSTEHNSSLMMSESELDSDQDAIFSRERPTRSKNRLSAQASRNGNAFG, translated from the exons ATGATGCTTCTGGCAGCAGCCACAACTCCACCCACCAAACCCCACCTCCCAGCCCAAACTGTGACCTCTGACTTCGCCCCCGTCGCCATCACTGTCACCTCATCCTCCCTCAGCAGCGACGCAGCAGCTGAGGGAGCGTCACCGTCTGTTCCTGCCGCAG TGTCAGAGGGCGGGGTTTCAAACCGTGGCCCCACTGCGGTCGTGGGTCCCGACAGGAAGTTGCTCCTCCCACTGAGCGGCGTGTTGCTTGATGGCAGAGGAAGCACCGATGACCGCGGCGTCGTCAGCTTCCACTGGGACGTGGTCAG CGGGCCTCTTGGATTAAAGATGGACGGTGTGGACCAGGCAGTAGCTACGGCAACGGGTCTTCAAGTGGGGCGCTATACCTTCAGACTGACCGTGTCTGACCAGGAAGGGGCAACGGACAGCACCTTGCTGACTGTGCACGTGCAGGAAG CTGCAACTCGTCCACCTGTTGCTCACGCCAGCGGCAGCCACACGCTGACGCTGCCCGACAACGCCATTGTCCTGCAAGGCTCTGTCACTGACGGCGACCAGACCAAAATCCAGTACCAGTGGGTTAGAGACAGCCAGAGTCCAGCTGCCGGG GACGTCCTCTACGGCTCAGACACTCAGTCCACTCTATTCCTCGCGAACCTGGTGGAGGGAACTTACCTGTTCCAGCTGAGAGTGACCGACGCCCAGGGACGATCCAGCATCGCCACGGCAACGGTGGAGGTCCAGCCTG AACCCGGTGGTGGCCAGGAGGTGGAGCTAGAGATGCTGGTGCCAGTGTCTCAGGTCAGTTTGTCTCAGAGAGACACGGTCGTCCGTCAGCTTGCTGCTCTGCTGCACGTCCTCGACACAGACGTCAACGTCCGAGCTCTGCAGGGACACTCCCACCTCAG cacCGTGTTGCGGTTCTCCGTGCGCGGCTCGCCAGCGCCCCTCTCTGGCTCCACTCTGGTTCATCAGCTGAGGAACCAGCTGCTCGGAGAGAAGAGCGACTTCCTGCTGTTCAGAGTCCTGAGGGTCGACACTGTCT TGTGTTTGCTGAGCTGCTCTGGGCGTGGTCAGTGTGATCCCGTCACAAAGACATGCACCTGTGACCCGTTCTGGACGGAGAATGTGATTCGCCGTTACCTTGGCGACGGAGAGAGCAACTGTG AGTGGAGGATGCTGTACGTCATCCTGACCAGTTTCCTGCTCATGGTCTTCATCCTGACTGTCAGCTGGAcgttcatctgctgctgcaggaa GAAACAGACCAAGGTGAGGAAGAAAACCAAATACACCATCCTGGACAACATGGACGAGCAGGAGAGGGTGGAGCTCCGGCCCAAGTTCA GTATCAAACACCGAAGCACAGAGCACAACTCCAGCCTGATGATGTCAGAGTCAGAGCTGGACAGCGACCAGGACGCCATCTTCAGCCGGGAACGACCCACCCGCAGCAAGAACCGGCTCAGCGCTCAGGCTAGTCGCAACGGAAATGCCTTCGGATGA
- the LOC122774765 gene encoding dyslexia-associated protein KIAA0319-like isoform X2: MMLLAAATTPPTKPHLPAQTVTSDFAPVAITVTSSSLSSDAAAEGASPSVPAAVSEGGVSNRGPTAVVGPDRKLLLPLSGVLLDGRGSTDDRGVVSFHWDVVSGPLGLKMDGVDQAVATATGLQVGRYTFRLTVSDQEGATDSTLLTVHVQEAATRPPVAHASGSHTLTLPDNAIVLQGSVTDGDQTKIQYQWVRDSQSPAAGDVLYGSDTQSTLFLANLVEGTYLFQLRVTDAQGRSSIATATVEVQPEPGGGQEVELEMLVPVSQVSLSQRDTVVRQLAALLHVLDTDVNVRALQGHSHLSTVLRFSVRGSPAPLSGSTLVHQLRNQLLGEKSDFLLFRVLRVDTVLCLLSCSGRGQCDPVTKTCTCDPFWTENVIRRYLGDGESNCEWRMLYVILTSFLLMVFILTVSWTFICCCRK; this comes from the exons ATGATGCTTCTGGCAGCAGCCACAACTCCACCCACCAAACCCCACCTCCCAGCCCAAACTGTGACCTCTGACTTCGCCCCCGTCGCCATCACTGTCACCTCATCCTCCCTCAGCAGCGACGCAGCAGCTGAGGGAGCGTCACCGTCTGTTCCTGCCGCAG TGTCAGAGGGCGGGGTTTCAAACCGTGGCCCCACTGCGGTCGTGGGTCCCGACAGGAAGTTGCTCCTCCCACTGAGCGGCGTGTTGCTTGATGGCAGAGGAAGCACCGATGACCGCGGCGTCGTCAGCTTCCACTGGGACGTGGTCAG CGGGCCTCTTGGATTAAAGATGGACGGTGTGGACCAGGCAGTAGCTACGGCAACGGGTCTTCAAGTGGGGCGCTATACCTTCAGACTGACCGTGTCTGACCAGGAAGGGGCAACGGACAGCACCTTGCTGACTGTGCACGTGCAGGAAG CTGCAACTCGTCCACCTGTTGCTCACGCCAGCGGCAGCCACACGCTGACGCTGCCCGACAACGCCATTGTCCTGCAAGGCTCTGTCACTGACGGCGACCAGACCAAAATCCAGTACCAGTGGGTTAGAGACAGCCAGAGTCCAGCTGCCGGG GACGTCCTCTACGGCTCAGACACTCAGTCCACTCTATTCCTCGCGAACCTGGTGGAGGGAACTTACCTGTTCCAGCTGAGAGTGACCGACGCCCAGGGACGATCCAGCATCGCCACGGCAACGGTGGAGGTCCAGCCTG AACCCGGTGGTGGCCAGGAGGTGGAGCTAGAGATGCTGGTGCCAGTGTCTCAGGTCAGTTTGTCTCAGAGAGACACGGTCGTCCGTCAGCTTGCTGCTCTGCTGCACGTCCTCGACACAGACGTCAACGTCCGAGCTCTGCAGGGACACTCCCACCTCAG cacCGTGTTGCGGTTCTCCGTGCGCGGCTCGCCAGCGCCCCTCTCTGGCTCCACTCTGGTTCATCAGCTGAGGAACCAGCTGCTCGGAGAGAAGAGCGACTTCCTGCTGTTCAGAGTCCTGAGGGTCGACACTGTCT TGTGTTTGCTGAGCTGCTCTGGGCGTGGTCAGTGTGATCCCGTCACAAAGACATGCACCTGTGACCCGTTCTGGACGGAGAATGTGATTCGCCGTTACCTTGGCGACGGAGAGAGCAACTGTG AGTGGAGGATGCTGTACGTCATCCTGACCAGTTTCCTGCTCATGGTCTTCATCCTGACTGTCAGCTGGAcgttcatctgctgctgcaggaagtga